In a genomic window of Magnolia sinica isolate HGM2019 chromosome 16, MsV1, whole genome shotgun sequence:
- the LOC131229185 gene encoding membrane-anchored ubiquitin-fold protein 1-like, which yields MSGVQEQLEIKFRLHDGSDIGPKRFPAATSVATVKESILAQWPKEKENGPRTVNDVKLINAGKILENNRTLEECKSPICDVGGGVTTMHVVVRPPSEKGTEKKASQQPKESKCVCVIL from the exons ATGTCTGGAGTGCAGGAGCAGTTGGAAATAAAGTTTCGGTTGCACGATGGTTCGGATATCGGTCCGAAGAGATTCCCTGCTGCTACTAGTGTTGCCACTGTGAAAGAAAGCATCCTTGCTCAATGGCCTAAAG AGAAGGAGAATGGTCCGAGGACGGTGAACGATGTCAAGTTAATAAATGCTGGAAAGATATTGGAGAACAACAGAACACTGGAAGAGTGCAAGAGCCCGATATGTGATGTTGGTGGGGGAGTCACGACAATGCATGTAGTGGTTCGGCCCCCTTCAGAGAAAGGAACTG AAAAGAAAGCGTCGCAACAGCCAAAAGAGAGCAAGTGCGTCTGTGTTATCTtgtga